The genomic segment AAATTATCACAAATTTGGTATTATATATGGATATacagtaaataaaaactatttaaaagaaatagttGATGAATTATTTGTActttataaaatgaataaaaatattttttcagaTATGTCTTTTCTACAAACagtttatttactttttagaaaaattgaAAACAGTTTTAATGTACATAGGAGAAATGATAATGTGGTAATATTAACAAatccatatatatataattttttttcatagaaatatgcaaattttttttctttattttggCATATttgtgtattttttttttcttatagaGTATgaataacatatttttttttaatgtttcaAAACATTATTCTAAATTAAGTAAAAAGGATAgagaagaagaaataaatttatctatggcatctaaatttttttctaaaactTTATTTTCTGCTTTTCAAATATTGTTCACTATAAGATTAAGCAATGATATAGATAAACTTGATAGGATATATGGTTCCAGTGAAATGATTGGTTTAACAATACATGAAGAACCATATTTAAAGTTTGCCTATGCATATTATGGTAGTATGATGGATAATTTAACAAATACACTTTTACccttatatataaaaaaaccaATAACTCAATTAAAATACGGAAAAACTTTTATTCTAGCAAACATGTATAAATTGTGTTCagatatattttcattattaaatttaaataatttaagtcTTTTATGTGAATATCAAGCGATAGCTAGCTCTAATTATTATTCTTACAAAAAGATAGCACAATTTATAGATAGAAAATTCACAACTATGATTATAGGTTCTCTTTCCTTAAAGATTAAGGAACTTAAATTGGAAGCAGAAGGTATAGTAATTCCATACACTGATAAGTTTAAGTGGCCAAATATTTTGTATCCTTTAGGTTtgatgaatatatatatagcagGTAGTCTACTTTTTAGAAGTGCTTTATTTTTTCCCGACAATTTACCTGATGAACTTAGGAAGCAAGTAGAGCATAGTTTATCTGAAGAACCAAACGATAAACCTTCCGTTTTCTATATTGATAAAATAGTAAACATATCTGTTATATACAGTTTATCTATTTctatgtttttatataatttaatgagATGGTATGCTATATATGAATAtgttgtattttttattagaagTAATATTCGTTTGTTTGATAGATTTTATACTATACTTGAAAATTatgtttcattatttattaaaagtaatataaataaaaccACATTTGATGTTTTATTAAAAGCATTTCAAAGAGCATATATAGCTACAATGAATGAAGGTTATTATAAAGAAGTCATTGAAGCTAGAGTTTCTACTAagaaaattaacaaaaaagaaaatagtgAATATAATGAAGAGGATATATACTTATTAGAACCACATGATATTGAATTATTGGTAGGAAATTGTGATTTAATGTATGTAGATAATTCTTCTTATTTTGAAGACTTAGacgaaaatgaaaattttttaaatgaaaaaaaaattgtatcctgtgaaaaatatgaacaaataagaaaataaaaataattaattggTAGTTGTTagatagaaaaagaaaaaaaagaagataatggaaatttttaatttttgagaaaagaaataacaaaaataaataattcatcGTATGATATTGAAGGactaaaaagaattataaaaataaaaatttaaaaataatggaaaactaaaaaaaaaaaaactaagatatatgaaattatcaaatatatgaattaattatcaaaaaaaatataaagagcattgatataaatgataattattACCTTTTTAATATTCACTACACTAACTTACAatttaaaattgtttttctacctaatataatatttaataacatttattttatgtcataaaataagaaaatactaaaaagcttttaatttttttttaaatatttatgatatgaataaaaaaatatgttttcaTATCTTgtatcatttttatcttttttgtttttttcttttttttgtaatattttgtttctttcatttattattatttttttcggagagtaattttttttatactaatATTAAACTTTATTCATTCTTGTGATTTTACTTTAAGattatttttctcattttttaatattttggTCTTTTTACTTCTAAAAAATGGCTTccataatataaaaatgaataattcaTAAAggaattataaaattaagataattttatatgttttaattgtaatacatttttttttttttggtaatatatattaagttTTATGAAGATTTACAACAGGTCTTTAATTAAAGAGTAAACACAATTAGACTATTTTtaagttaaatttttaaataaataattttaatatataagatatttttttttcctttagataatatattttttattttttaatcaaatattttcttttttttttttttttttattgtcttaataatttacaacctttgtttttatttttaaatggatatttctaaatttttgCTTTTCTACCTTttctatataattaaattattttattaattttttctttttatatattttttaaaatatatattcattatatatatttcattttttttattttaaatttcatttataaaaatttttttttatatttaaaatgtaGTGCTAATTTCATTTCTTTCCTTAatcacatatatattttcataatattttgGTTTACTACTATTTTATcagtttatatattttaagtaatTCATCTTTTgcattataaataataggAATAAATCtttgtttttgtttatatgctttcattattttttttgaatttttcatttatttatttctttaaaatttcaatgtgtaattaataattttaagttACTATAAATACAAATCTTTCTATAACTTATTAATTGCCTATTCAAAAACTTGAGTAAAGTAATGCAAAAACAAATTAAGGGGTTTATAGATAGATCTCTACTAATTTTGATCATTAAAACATTCTTTTATTAAGAATTGTATACTTTAAGATGATTTTTCgtttaattaattaaaaaattacataagtTTTAATACAATATACTTAAGGAACTAATAATAAATGttttatgtaaatttaagcataataaatttaataaaaaatttctcttaattttattttctttctaAGTATTTCTCTTTATATTTCTGTACTCACGTATATATTACGGCTGATTTTCTTTTACgctaaaagaaataaatatatatatcttaaaattaaaaaaaataattctatcACAATAtatctcttttttattaaaaaaaaaaaaaaaaaatacgaatataatatgaaaataagtACTCTCCATTTATAAGTCTCTGAAATTTAGAGTCTTGGCTTATAAGCTTTTTAATCATGTTAGTTTAAGGAATATAATCTTTTGTATACTGGAATGGAgcataaaaagaatatacatttttattagacATATGATTAATAGAAGATATTATTAGcctttttgaaattttaatatagtaaaaaaattagtacgTATAAAAATTGCTAattcattataatatatttgaaaGGTCAGTATATATAGATGCGTATATGTATATTAAGATAAGCATATAAAGACAAGTATCATAAAATATGTCTAAAAAGatatacataataaaataagtacaATAAAACGCGtgttaaatttaattaaaaaaaagttttaatttttttttagtgtgTAAAgggtaaaaaaatttatttttatattttttttttttaacatatgtaaatgatttaaattttagAAACAGCAAATAAtagtttataaaaaaaattattcaaaacgttattaaaaatataatataaattaaatttgatTATATAGCATAATTATATAAGGAGTGTATAATTATCTGTAATAAGTggttttataataaatagaaCAATATTCTTCTTCATGCTCTTAGTTTGACTATTTAAAATGTTATAAAAATACTCAAACAtctaattaaaaaatcatatattCAATTCATTGTACATATCTTCTATATCTTACATTCACAACTTTTATCTAAATTCTGTTGAAAGTTCAAAAAGGTCgataatattctttattgATCGAATGTATAAAACTTATTAcgtaacttattaaaactcatgtaaataatatatatatttttttaagtgcATCTTTTGATTATTACACCAATTTTATAAGATAAATAGTTTTAAGTacataactttttttaatgattttctaaattaatgTACCATTCATCTAAagtaaaaagttaaaaatcttaagtatttttttttttaatgtaaacAATaacaacaaaaatatataaataatttttatgaataatatgaaaatattatgaaaGATTATTTTGATAGACTAAAAAAAGTACCATAATAATACTAACATATGTAAGGCTATACAAAagtttttttgaataatataatctttaatatttttttataatacatgtataaaaataaaaattttatgcattttataacttaattcacaattttatctattatatttctattatattttattttgtattttttattattttattttttttaaataattttttttatttaattaactTTATGATTTTGATAAATGATTTCAATAATGGAAattgattttttattaaagaattcattatttttggGTGGGAACCTATTTTATGgagaattattaattattatctCATAAAAATTACTTTACATATATTcagaattatatatattgaagATTTATGACTTAATAAGAATACTGGGCAGTTTCTATTAAATTGGATAAATTCTTctgataaaataattaatacgttaaaaaattaaaaatattaacaaattttaattttaatgatcataaattttaaatggaataaaatatatatttcattttatttaatataattaaataaagactacgtattataaattattatagtaGGCAAAATTAGTAGAGACTATTCTACACGTTCctaaatagttttttttctcaATACACTtcaaaaatgttaaaattatCAATTGGTAGATCAGTCAACAATATTATcacatttaatataaaaattctttttttctattcttttttttatttctgtcTTATGAGTTTATCATCATGAGTAATATTAcgatttaaataataaataattcattatattcttatcaatattttaattgaaaTTTGTGTGTAACGCactatttcatatttttaattgaaaatattctttttttatatttattataacacttttttctttattacataaatttattattattttatatttatatttatttttcttcatttcattttttctaaattgcctttttttttataaacagAAATAttcaattataaaaatatagatacaTTAATTGAATTACAGTTTCAACTTATTATTATCTTACTTAAAGAACTTAACACCACTggttaattttattattatttagtCAATAATATGTAATTACTACCGTAATTAGTATGTGAATAACTTCATCATTGCTATAATTTATGATTTATGTTTTATCTGTCCTATTTTAACatcaattattattttattttctaatagAAAAGCTCACAAGATGGTTTAttatataacattttttctatcatttttatcttcatctttaattttctttttttttcttttttattataatactttttattgttatatatgattatttatagaaaattgttatatttataaaagggttactatatatatttcatcatTAAGTTTTATATTAGTATTAAAACAAAACTATCATTCACTACTTCACtattatttctttcttttatccttatttgataattttatatataaaaatctaCTAAAgaataaatgaatttatatttaattaaactAATAGTACTtcaaaaattattcaaactgcatatttcaaatttatataaaaaacataattttaataatttttatataaattaatgaaaaaaaaggtcaaatataataaaataaaaaattaattctattttttttttttttaggtatTCTAATATTtgcattaataaaaaataataatgaaaaaataaaaattattttcattattttttaaaccGAATTAATTAGTGACTGtttacaaataatttttatttttcagttctttttctttattaatttatttatgaatattgttttggaataataaaaacatatatattaaaataaaataatttaaaattctcttaatgataatatattattttgaaaGATTGTAATAATGCAAATGCcataataattattagtAACACgcaatataatataaatatattaaaattggCATTTTtcgaatatttaaaaagtcCAAATTTTCaattgaaataataaaaaaaattaaggtTAATGTGtagtttatataatattttaatttgtttatagcattctcttttaaaaaaatcatatatatttttaaattttaaattgcAAATGCTTCATTTATCGTCATAAGAACAATGAAAAttcaattaaatttttaaaaaatttttaaattgaatatttctaaaaaaaattaagcattcattaaattttatatatgattttaaataatcacattatttaaactattttaaaacaaataGAAATAAGAGGAAAGAAAGTAAGGATCAGTTTTtacgttttttttttatttttcatatttttcatttcgcatgtgtataaaaaataattttttttaaaataaaacttaaaaaaaaattaaaataatagaacaaaaaaaaaaaaaataaaataaaataacaattaaaaacatttaaGAAAATGTTACCTTTTACATAAAGttatacataaaatataattcatataGTATTTAAGGttattttatgaaaagaatattataaaaaaatttagtatTCTTCGATGAATATTTAAGgtttcatttatttaattttagttATAAcagaataaataaatgttGTAAATATTGCAAAGTAAAAAAAGCTTAACTACATCTTAGGTAATTGCTTTTAGTttgattatatttttttactttttcatataatttgattagaaatttttttaaataaaaaataagaattttatcttaaaatactagtaaattataaaaaaaaataaatcagaAATATCTTCTTAtcaatattaattattttaattaaaaggaataccataaatttattattttataaaaagacCATTAACAATTGATAAATAAGGAAATTAGCTATAAACTATATAACTTGaaaaatttttctaaaaattcaACTAAAAATCAATTTAAAAacatgaaatataaaaattatatgatccttagattttttattatacatttttttactGTATTGTATTTTTTGTCACAAGTAAGAAaacaattatatttaaatatatgtatcttattttctgttttttaagtattttattaaatcagTACtctattcttttaaaaataaatatttttttaaatatttaatattttgattGTAATATAGTGCACattaaaaacaaagaaaataGAATCTTTAAGATCACCATTCGATACAAACCATACAAGAAATTTATCAGAACAAGATGAAGATTTTCTTGAGAAACTGAAAACTTCGCATGTTTCAACAAAATTAAATCCTGAAGAATGTAATAATATGCAAGCAAAATTGGAAGATTCGAAGGAACAAGTTTCAGAAAAATGCAATTATGAAGAAGCATCTTCACATGATTCAGAACAGAAGATGGAATTGAGTGAAATGCAGAAAATGTGGAAAGATATGATTAATGAACAGCTATCAAAAAATGATATGATAAATGCAACGATACAAAATTGGGATAATGTTTGCTTAGTACATGGAACAGGAAAATTTTTAACAGGTGAAGTTTGTAAACAAACTAGGTTAGGTTGTTGGGAtcaaaggaaaaaaattaatatgttGGTAAAAAATGTAcaatattttaatgaatttaaatGTCTTGAGGAGCAAGGGTGCACAAAAGAGAGttttttaacttttcttCATAAGGCAGAAAAGGAGATGGAAGACACTAGAAATAAGCAACTAATTATGTGGAAAGAATATTTGAATGAATTAGTGACTTCTATAGATcaatatatttcaaaatgCAATGTAAGCACAGCCACTCAAGAATCAGAAGAagagataaaaaaagatgataAATAGTATTGCGTTAGTAAAGTAAAgctttttaaatatacaatCTTATTTCATTAAgtaaaaaagatgaaattaaaaaagtatattttatGTCTAATAGTGTGAACTAATAACCTAAGTGGTATTTGTTCCATCGAGATTAAACTAatccaaaaaaataaaattttatattattttttttcttgtaacACTTTTGTGTGATTCCTTTTCGAGatacttaaattttttttttttgtaatttctTGTAATTagtcattttttttagttaattTTTCTGATTTAATTATTAGTTTAATAGGTTTCtcttataattatttaatttcttttttcatgagttatgtaaatatacttaaagaataaaaatatcagAGTAAAAAGTTTTTGTAAGTATTAAGTTTTCATATTGTATAAGGAGCTAATTTTTATGCTAtattatgatttattaaGTAGGagttcaaaatatttttgcaatttattgaaatatcaaataaatttagagaatatattctatattttatttattattggATGGCAAAAATATGGATTAATCCTTTTGCATGCTGAACAGAGTTACATACccattgatttattaattggtcgTTCAAATGTTTCTCTAGAGTattgaacaaacaaattattaAAGGGCATATATAACAATCTCtacttattttctttatgttatattatttttatttaaagaagttatatttaattttaatttgtaAGTTATTTAAACATATAAATCTTTATAAgataacaaaatatataacatataataaaaacattttatataaacataaaacTTATTCCAAAAAGAAagattatctttttttttttttatatttttaccaAATGAATATGTTTttcatttcaaaaaaaatatacgcaaattttctttttttttttgcgtAATAAAATAGCTAATCCTAGTAGacactttttattttatttgaacagaactacttttaattttaaaacaatatattcatttattagCCACCACTCATTAAGATGTTTTAAATGagtgaaaattaaaaaaattcatagaaaatgaattatttaaaaaatttgtgAATATAACAAATTgaaaatacatttatttttcttaaatggatgcattaattttttttatttttattttaacatcattattttataattcatacaaaaatatttcttataaatTCTATATAAGTATACATATGATATGGAATAATATTCATAGTAAAAGTTTTAAATAACCAAAAATGGGAGAAGCTATCATAGAAAGGAATGGATACTTCTAAAATAGGTGAGAATATCTGAATATACAATTATTATAAgctatatatatgatttaaGTTTGAGAGTCTATACATTTAAAGCATAATATTAAATCCAACTTCTATATAAGAGAAGTAATAAaactaaatttaaattagtagatatttatatatacactTTTTATTAATCTACTTGTTCAAtacttgatttattaattgcccatttaatgactttgctaagGTATTGAATGAACAAtgtaataaagagcatttttataatgtgtttaatatttttattagtttatGCTTTTCCTTTTTAGTGAAGTTGCATAAAGATGATAAAgtgtttaattatttaataatttataagtcTTCAATAAATAGCATATAATTAACATTATCAACATcttatacatatatacataatatctttgattaaagataatatcttttacttcagtttatatattcttaaaacttcattttttttcccaaaaaataaatgaattcaAAAATGAAAACCAAAATgtcaaaaaaatttaatttaaagaattttttttttttttttttaatttagctAAAAATGCATGATTGGCGTTGATAGCATTGTGTAAGAAGCTAAATTTCTTCATTGTTATTTTAGCTAGttattatatacaaaaagttaatatacatacttttattaactaATACTCTAGCAGAATCATTGAATTAGTAATTagtaaattaattataaaattgcttaatataaatagtatGTTTATAATTACACTATCAAACATAAGATAGACaacttattttatattatatttaaaaccCTTCAATTAATACTatgttaaataaatattttatttatttttggtACATTAAGAATTTATTACAATATTCATAtagtttaataaaaatattcattaacttttattaaaatttgaaaaCTGGATATCCACAAATGActgataatatatatattatatttaatcaAATATTCACTCCCATAAGGATAaaatttgtttatatatattacttaCCATTCATAAAttccccaaaaaaaaaaataaagaataattaaaaaaaaattttcgtcactatatataataatatttaagaaaaaaaattcactcttaagaaaaaaaaatattttttattagtataCGTACTTtacataatttaatatatgcaTCTTATAATGCATATTCTCTGCATAAGTTTTAGTCTATGAGTTTTCACAAATACCTTACATTTACAACTAAGcttttatctatattttatTCCATCCTATTGAAAATTTGAAAAGGATGATGATATTCTTTATTGATcaaaagttaaattttaaagcGCTCATAAGTTTGATAGGTAAACACCTAAATTAACTTTTGAATTTATTCTTAAACTGAAGAACATGTATTTAAATAACTAAGCATATAATATGTTCACAAATAGTAGAGAAAAAAGGTAATATTCAAGCAGACAAAAAATTTTAGGATGGTATTCACATTAATAGTCAAAaactataaaattaataataacaagAAAAGTATAGgggatataaaaaaaaggaactgaaaaaaaaagaggaagATACATAATGAAGTGAATTAacaagtatatataaaaaagaaaaaattaaaaaatattgtacATTTTTCTTATGCTAAGTCGTCAAAAAGATGCTCTCCTTTTGGTGAGTAAGGATAAGCTTAAGAATTCTTACTATTTTATACGTAAGAGGGAAAAAGCAAGAGTATGAAAGTGCatagaataaataaatgtgATACATTTGGGGAATTTATTCCAAAAAAACAGATActctattttatatatatatatatttgtatagttaataatattatagaccttttctaattatattaataaaaaatataaaatacataaaattttaattgtgCATGTAAGGTTTGCaaggaaaatatatatatttaaatgcaTACGCTATAGTTTATGAATCTAAAAATACCTACACTTAAAAGTGCAtatgctaaaaaaaaaaaaaaattaggtaaaaatatatatgtgcatgtattataattatttctcattattttttttattaatttctaaacaaaaataatgtttttcttcgattttttttttttttttttttt from the Plasmodium relictum strain SGS1 genome assembly, contig: PRELSG_00_v1_137, whole genome shotgun sequence genome contains:
- a CDS encoding cytoadherence linked asexual protein, putative, producing MKKFIEKSYQTYLNQRHVKNLFDYYDHYNINNKIMLMKDSYELYSKNYENIIFSADIIDLKKNDLLSNKKKRRNRNFYYIHSISGNSVNYHKFGIIYGYTVNKNYLKEIVDELFVLYKMNKNIFSDMSFLQTVYLLFRKIENSFNVHRRNDNVSMNNIFFFNVSKHYSKLSKKDREEEINLSMASKFFSKTLFSAFQILFTIRLSNDIDKLDRIYGSSEMIGLTIHEEPYLKFAYAYYGSMMDNLTNTLLPLYIKKPITQLKYGKTFILANMYKLCSDIFSLLNLNNLSLLCEYQAIASSNYYSYKKIAQFIDRKFTTMIIGSLSLKIKELKLEAEGIVIPYTDKFKWPNILYPLGLMNIYIAGSLLFRSALFFPDNLPDELRKQVEHSLSEEPNDKPSVFYIDKIVNISVIYSLSISMFLYNLMRWYAIYEYVVFFIRSNIRLFDRFYTILENYVSLFIKSNINKTTFDVLLKAFQRAYIATMNEGYYKEVIEARVSTKKINKKENSEYNEEDIYLLEPHDIELLVGNCDLMYVDNSSYFEDLDENENFLNEKKIVSCEKYEQIRK